In Candidatus Chlorohelix allophototropha, one DNA window encodes the following:
- a CDS encoding cystathionine gamma-synthase: MKGDYNKAGFETRAIHAGQPADPQTGAVSVPIYQTSTYAQEEVGKHKGYEYSRTHNPTRTALELCVASLEGGENAHALAFASGLGAETTLLLSLRSGDHVLLSDDVYGGTYRLFAKVLSQYGIQFDLADLTDLERAAGKMRTTTKLVWLETPTNPWLKVIDIASVAEMAHNAGSLLVVDNTFASPYLQRPLEFGADVVLHSSTKYLGGHSDAVGGLLVMRDKELRDRIAFFQNAAGAVPGPFDSWLIMRGIKTLPIRMRAHQENALAIGHFLEQHPKVEQVMYPGLPSHPQHELAKKQMNGFGGMLSFITKGGEAEARAIVARTKIFTLAESLGGVESLIEYPGAMTHASLAGSPIEMNPALVRLSVGIESTEDLLHDLEQALG, translated from the coding sequence ATGAAGGGCGATTATAATAAAGCTGGATTTGAAACTCGTGCTATTCATGCCGGGCAACCCGCCGACCCCCAAACCGGAGCGGTATCTGTTCCAATTTACCAGACTTCTACCTATGCACAGGAGGAAGTAGGCAAGCATAAGGGCTACGAATATTCGCGTACTCATAACCCTACTCGTACCGCACTGGAACTGTGCGTTGCTTCGTTGGAAGGCGGCGAAAACGCGCATGCCCTTGCCTTTGCCAGTGGGCTAGGCGCAGAGACAACTCTATTGCTTAGTTTGCGTTCTGGCGACCATGTGCTGCTCAGTGATGATGTTTACGGTGGCACTTATCGCTTGTTTGCAAAGGTCTTGAGCCAATATGGTATCCAGTTCGACCTTGCCGATCTGACAGACCTTGAACGCGCTGCCGGGAAGATGCGTACTACCACTAAACTGGTGTGGCTGGAAACGCCCACCAACCCTTGGTTGAAGGTAATCGACATTGCTTCGGTGGCGGAGATGGCGCATAACGCCGGTTCGTTGTTGGTAGTAGATAATACTTTCGCCTCGCCCTATTTGCAACGCCCCTTGGAGTTTGGCGCAGATGTGGTCTTGCACAGTAGCACCAAGTATCTGGGCGGGCATAGCGATGCGGTAGGCGGTTTGCTGGTGATGCGTGATAAAGAACTACGTGACCGCATCGCCTTTTTCCAGAATGCGGCAGGCGCAGTGCCGGGTCCCTTCGATAGTTGGCTGATTATGCGCGGCATCAAAACTCTGCCAATACGCATGCGAGCGCATCAGGAAAATGCGCTGGCGATTGGTCATTTTCTTGAACAGCATCCCAAAGTTGAGCAAGTAATGTATCCCGGTTTGCCGAGCCATCCGCAGCACGAACTGGCGAAAAAGCAAATGAACGGTTTTGGCGGAATGCTCTCTTTTATCACGAAGGGCGGAGAAGCGGAAGCGCGTGCCATCGTAGCGCGTACCAAAATCTTTACGCTGGCGGAAAGCCTCGGTGGAGTGGAATCCTTGATTGAATATCCCGGCGCAATGACCCATGCGAGTCTAGCAGGTAGCCCCATTGAAATGAACCCGGCGTTGGTTCGACTTTCGGTGGGTATTGAATCTACCGAAGATTTGCTGCACGATCTCGAACAGGCGTTGGGCTAA
- a CDS encoding DUF4346 domain-containing protein: MSKISDIYWKTREKSGIMWRRSVGRVVDWPPSPGRFVIGNAESAVAVCTLSSTALIDQLNPHYAAIIGRVYTPNLGIERMIINVVSNPRLRYLVLCGRESPVFKVGEATIKVFENGLDEHGKIIGASGAMAELNNLTPEMLETFRNQFKLIDLINEVNPKKVDKVLAEYFALNTPPYAPQGVFERPDNENNYITMQAHRRQWLEFDPSGYFFIHIDWERHELALERYTTDKRLTHVIRGRAADVLYHTVIAEKLLSQMEHAAYLGAELAKAETALYNGLNYEQDKKIKILDRSSAAERLEDGGTQSS, translated from the coding sequence ATGAGTAAAATATCAGACATATACTGGAAGACACGCGAGAAAAGCGGAATCATGTGGCGGCGCAGTGTGGGGCGTGTGGTGGACTGGCCCCCCTCGCCGGGTCGCTTTGTGATTGGCAATGCCGAAAGCGCGGTGGCAGTTTGTACGCTCAGTAGCACCGCACTAATTGACCAACTGAATCCGCATTATGCTGCCATCATCGGGCGAGTTTATACCCCAAATCTGGGGATTGAGCGCATGATTATCAATGTGGTTTCAAACCCCCGCTTGCGTTATCTGGTGCTGTGTGGGCGCGAGTCTCCTGTTTTCAAGGTAGGCGAAGCAACTATAAAAGTATTCGAGAATGGTTTGGATGAGCATGGCAAAATCATCGGGGCGAGCGGCGCGATGGCAGAACTTAATAACCTGACGCCCGAAATGCTTGAGACTTTCCGCAATCAATTCAAGCTGATTGACCTGATTAACGAAGTAAACCCGAAGAAGGTAGACAAGGTACTTGCCGAATATTTTGCACTTAACACTCCACCTTATGCCCCACAGGGAGTTTTCGAGCGTCCTGATAATGAGAACAACTATATCACTATGCAAGCGCACCGCCGCCAATGGCTTGAATTTGACCCATCCGGCTATTTCTTTATCCATATAGACTGGGAACGGCATGAACTCGCGTTGGAACGTTATACCACCGATAAACGTTTGACTCATGTTATTCGGGGGCGTGCTGCCGATGTGCTGTACCACACTGTAATTGCCGAGAAGCTACTCTCGCAGATGGAGCATGCCGCTTATTTGGGTGCGGAACTGGCTAAAGCCGAAACCGCCTTGTATAACGGGCTGAATTACGAACAAGACAAGAAAATCAAAATCTTGGATCGCTCAAGTGCAGCAGAAAGGCTTGAGGATGGCGGTACTCAATCCAGCTAA